Proteins encoded by one window of Chondromyces crocatus:
- a CDS encoding lipopolysaccharide biosynthesis protein → MPRAEPPPPSPSPASSPPPAPSPTTARAAGRGGLAIAVAKVSFILFGFIQQLLLPWLLGVDGYGALSIVLADVSVVNNVIVATGIQGVSRAVASAPPGEVQHAFARALRLHAALAVAVATAFFFAAPHIAAFVKAPHVTLPLQVTSGVILLYGTYAPLVGALNGQRRFIPQAALDIAYGAIRLLAIAAGAILFIRAGHSGVLGATAGFVTAAAIIVPIALLTTGIGKPGHGGTSARDHLAYLLPLAVSQAFLNLLMQTDLNLFRRTVGQAATDLALTGQAADALTGAYRGMQLFSFLPYQLLMSVSFILFPLLAQAHAGGDTDAVRRYTRTGVRIAMLLTGLLCAPIAGLGPHVLRMAFPEEIWTQGGTALRVHALGMGAFAILGIFCAALTSLRRERWTATLTGIAVALVAMGCLYAVPRAPFGPQMLLHSALATGAALTLAALVAAALVRFLVGEVVALAVPLRVVAAVAITIALGTQLPWLGKLLVPLEAALLGAIYLALLTLFGEIGRADLALVKQAFGRRSASRPA, encoded by the coding sequence GTGCCGCGCGCAGAGCCCCCCCCTCCCTCTCCTTCCCCCGCCTCCTCTCCTCCTCCCGCGCCCTCTCCCACCACCGCCCGCGCCGCCGGCCGCGGCGGCCTCGCCATCGCCGTCGCCAAGGTCTCCTTCATCCTCTTCGGCTTCATCCAGCAGCTCCTCCTCCCCTGGCTCCTCGGCGTCGACGGCTACGGCGCCCTCTCCATCGTCCTTGCCGACGTCAGCGTCGTGAACAACGTCATCGTCGCCACCGGCATCCAGGGCGTCTCCCGCGCCGTCGCCAGCGCCCCCCCGGGCGAAGTCCAGCACGCCTTCGCCCGCGCCCTCCGCCTCCACGCCGCCCTCGCCGTCGCCGTCGCCACCGCCTTCTTCTTCGCGGCCCCTCACATCGCCGCCTTCGTCAAAGCCCCCCACGTCACCCTCCCCCTCCAGGTCACCTCCGGCGTCATCCTCCTCTACGGCACCTACGCCCCCCTCGTTGGCGCCCTCAACGGCCAGCGCCGCTTCATCCCCCAGGCAGCCCTCGACATCGCCTACGGCGCCATCCGACTCCTCGCCATCGCCGCGGGCGCCATCCTCTTCATCCGCGCGGGCCACAGCGGCGTCCTCGGCGCCACCGCCGGCTTCGTCACCGCCGCCGCCATCATCGTCCCCATCGCTCTCCTCACCACCGGCATCGGCAAGCCTGGCCACGGCGGCACCTCCGCCCGCGACCACCTCGCTTACCTCCTCCCCCTCGCCGTCTCGCAGGCCTTCCTCAACCTGCTCATGCAGACCGACCTCAACCTCTTCCGCCGCACCGTCGGACAGGCCGCCACCGACCTCGCCCTCACCGGCCAGGCCGCCGACGCCCTCACCGGCGCCTACCGCGGCATGCAGCTCTTCTCCTTCCTCCCGTACCAGCTCCTCATGTCGGTCAGCTTCATCCTCTTCCCCCTCCTCGCCCAGGCGCATGCTGGCGGCGACACCGACGCCGTCCGCCGCTACACCCGCACCGGCGTCCGCATCGCCATGCTCCTCACGGGCCTCCTCTGCGCCCCCATCGCCGGCCTCGGACCCCACGTCTTGCGCATGGCCTTCCCCGAGGAAATCTGGACCCAGGGCGGCACCGCCCTCCGCGTCCACGCCCTCGGCATGGGCGCCTTTGCCATCCTCGGCATCTTCTGCGCCGCCCTCACCAGCCTCCGCCGCGAACGCTGGACGGCCACCCTCACCGGTATCGCCGTCGCCCTCGTCGCCATGGGCTGCCTCTACGCCGTCCCGCGCGCCCCCTTCGGCCCCCAGATGCTCCTCCACTCGGCCCTCGCCACGGGCGCCGCCCTCACCCTCGCCGCCCTCGTCGCCGCCGCACTGGTCCGCTTCCTCGTCGGCGAAGTCGTCGCCCTGGCCGTCCCCCTCCGCGTCGTCGCGGCGGTCGCCATCACCATCGCCCTCGGCACCCAGCTCCCCTGGCTCGGCAAGCTCCTCGTCCCCCTCGAAGCGGCCCTCCTCGGCGCCATCTACCTCGCCCTCCTCACCCTCTTCGGCGAGATCGGCCGCGCCGACCTCGCCCTCGTCAAGCAGGCCTTCGGCCGCCGCAGCGCATCCAGACCTGCGTGA
- the ettA gene encoding energy-dependent translational throttle protein EttA yields MAPQFIFTMQDVRKVHPPNKEVLKGLWLSFYPGAKIGVLGGNGAGKSTLLRIMAGVDKDYLGEAKAAEGTRIGFLQQEPQLEAGKTVRESVDAAVSATRGLLTRFEEIGAKLGEDPPDMEALLEEYAVLQDKIDASNAWEIDRVIERAMDALKLPPPEALVDHLSGGERRRVALCRLLLEKPDILLLDEPTNHLDAESVAWLERFLGDYEGTVVAVTHDRYFLDNVAGWILELDRGQGIPYEGNYSGWLEQKKKRLESEQKQDSARKRTLERELEWVRMAPRARQAKSKARLAAYESLLAEDQKASKGPEITEIHIPAGPRLGNNVIEAKSLRKAFGDRLLIDDLNFALPRGGIVGIIGPNGAGKTTLFRMIMGLEQPDAGELLIGETVQLAYVDQSRDALKATNNVWQEISGGEEKILVGKREVPSRAYVSSFNFAGSDQQKKVGDLSGGERNRVHLAKLLQRGGNVLLLDEPTNDLDVDTLRALEEALLNFAGCAVVISHDRWFLDRIATHILAFEGDAKVVWFQGNYQDYEADLKRRLGAKADEPRKFRYRKLTSG; encoded by the coding sequence GTGGCTCCCCAGTTCATCTTCACGATGCAGGACGTCCGGAAGGTCCACCCCCCGAACAAGGAGGTGCTGAAAGGGCTCTGGCTCTCGTTCTATCCGGGCGCGAAGATCGGCGTCCTCGGCGGCAACGGTGCCGGCAAGAGCACCCTGCTCCGCATCATGGCGGGCGTCGACAAGGACTACCTGGGCGAGGCCAAGGCTGCCGAGGGCACGCGCATCGGCTTCCTCCAGCAGGAACCCCAGCTCGAAGCCGGCAAGACCGTCCGCGAGAGCGTCGACGCTGCCGTCAGCGCCACCCGCGGCCTCCTCACCCGCTTCGAGGAGATCGGCGCCAAGCTCGGCGAAGATCCCCCGGACATGGAGGCCCTCCTCGAAGAGTACGCCGTCCTCCAGGACAAGATCGACGCCTCCAACGCCTGGGAGATCGACCGCGTCATCGAGCGCGCGATGGACGCCCTCAAGCTCCCTCCGCCCGAGGCCCTCGTCGACCACCTCTCCGGTGGCGAGCGGCGCCGCGTCGCCCTGTGCCGCCTCCTCCTCGAAAAGCCGGACATCTTGCTCCTCGACGAGCCCACCAACCACCTCGACGCCGAGAGCGTCGCCTGGCTGGAGCGCTTCCTCGGGGACTACGAAGGCACCGTCGTCGCCGTCACCCACGACCGTTACTTCCTCGACAACGTCGCGGGCTGGATCCTCGAACTCGATCGCGGCCAGGGCATCCCGTACGAAGGCAACTACTCCGGCTGGCTCGAACAGAAGAAGAAGCGCCTCGAATCCGAGCAGAAGCAGGACTCCGCGCGCAAGCGCACCCTCGAACGCGAACTCGAGTGGGTACGCATGGCGCCTCGCGCCCGCCAGGCCAAGAGCAAGGCCCGCCTCGCCGCGTACGAATCCCTCCTCGCCGAGGATCAAAAGGCCAGCAAGGGCCCCGAGATCACCGAGATCCACATCCCTGCGGGCCCCCGCCTCGGCAACAACGTCATCGAGGCGAAGAGCCTCCGGAAGGCGTTCGGCGATCGCCTCCTCATCGACGACCTCAACTTCGCCCTCCCGCGCGGCGGCATCGTCGGCATCATCGGCCCGAACGGCGCCGGCAAGACCACGCTCTTCCGCATGATCATGGGCCTCGAACAGCCCGACGCCGGCGAGCTCCTCATCGGCGAGACCGTGCAGCTCGCCTACGTCGATCAGTCGCGTGACGCCCTCAAGGCCACCAACAACGTCTGGCAGGAGATCTCCGGCGGCGAGGAGAAGATCCTCGTCGGCAAGCGCGAGGTCCCCTCCCGCGCCTACGTCTCGTCCTTCAACTTCGCTGGCAGCGACCAGCAGAAGAAGGTCGGCGACCTCTCCGGCGGCGAGCGCAACCGCGTCCACCTCGCCAAGCTCCTCCAGCGCGGCGGCAACGTCCTCCTCCTCGACGAGCCCACCAACGATCTCGACGTCGACACCCTCCGCGCGCTGGAGGAAGCGCTCCTCAACTTCGCTGGCTGCGCCGTGGTCATCAGCCACGATCGCTGGTTCCTCGACCGCATCGCGACGCACATCCTCGCGTTCGAGGGCGACGCCAAGGTCGTCTGGTTCCAGGGCAACTACCAGGACTACGAGGCCGACCTGAAGCGCCGCCTCGGCGCCAAGGCCGACGAGCCGCGCAAGTTCCGCTACCGCAAGCTCACCTCTGGCTGA
- a CDS encoding endonuclease/exonuclease/phosphatase family protein, with amino-acid sequence MLRFSSRRTAGLLLTFALLTAGGCRVEVGGQPAGSTSTATSGDGGAGAMGGGGGDGGSGATGPVVTEPLKVLNWNTQNFFDDQKNSNASAEIVVSTTNYRAQRAAVGAVLRQLDPDVAVLQEVENLRILRELNEDELGGAYPHHALIPSNDIRGINIGTLSKVPIDRTVSHKDDMFTKVGTNGPNYRFARDAVEVHITHAGRHVVLLGVHFISKASQSNEDKREAEAQRARAIADEIAAADPTAAIAVLGDYNDLPESPTVRAVEGSGSGAFENIGMLVPSADRWTYNYQGTLEKVDHQIVNPILRGMLQPDSPRILHSGEVDDASDHAPVMATYTVSAP; translated from the coding sequence ATGCTTCGGTTTTCCAGCCGTCGGACAGCGGGCCTCCTCCTCACCTTCGCCCTGCTGACTGCCGGTGGTTGCCGTGTCGAGGTCGGGGGACAGCCCGCAGGCAGCACCTCCACGGCGACCAGCGGAGATGGCGGCGCTGGCGCCATGGGCGGTGGCGGCGGGGATGGCGGCAGCGGCGCCACGGGCCCGGTCGTCACCGAGCCCCTCAAGGTCCTGAACTGGAACACCCAGAACTTCTTCGACGACCAGAAGAACAGCAACGCCTCCGCCGAGATCGTCGTCTCCACGACCAACTACCGCGCCCAGCGCGCCGCCGTCGGCGCCGTGCTCCGCCAGCTCGATCCCGACGTCGCCGTGCTCCAGGAGGTCGAGAACCTGCGCATCCTCCGCGAGCTGAACGAGGACGAACTCGGCGGCGCCTACCCGCACCACGCCCTCATCCCGAGCAACGACATCCGCGGCATCAACATCGGCACCCTGTCGAAGGTGCCCATCGACCGCACCGTTTCCCACAAAGACGACATGTTCACCAAGGTGGGCACCAACGGGCCCAACTACCGCTTCGCGCGTGACGCGGTCGAGGTGCACATCACCCACGCGGGACGGCACGTCGTCCTGCTCGGCGTCCACTTCATCTCCAAGGCCTCGCAGAGCAACGAGGACAAGCGGGAAGCCGAGGCCCAGCGCGCCCGCGCCATCGCCGACGAGATCGCCGCGGCCGACCCGACGGCGGCCATCGCCGTCCTCGGGGACTACAACGACCTCCCGGAGTCACCCACGGTCCGCGCCGTCGAGGGCAGCGGCAGCGGCGCCTTCGAGAACATCGGCATGCTCGTCCCCTCGGCCGATCGCTGGACGTACAACTACCAGGGCACGCTGGAGAAGGTCGATCACCAGATCGTGAACCCCATCCTCCGCGGCATGCTCCAGCCCGACTCGCCCCGCATCCTCCACAGCGGCGAGGTCGACGACGCCAGCGACCACGCGCCCGTCATGGCCACGTACACGGTGAGCGCCCCCTGA
- a CDS encoding translocation/assembly module TamB domain-containing protein, with the protein MLKAKRRPSRGKRDFGRTFARFLCVVFAILGAIPLTLGVLVRLEFVRAWAATETAALLQRELGLTARYDVSIKLWPLQVALDEVRLDASDGGSPVLEVEHVAVRPRLFSLLAGQIDAGDIEILGPRVRIVVENGELQNLALRLPESNAPKSEGPTRAPFSSLAITDAHLDLTIEGVHATTRELDLDVSAESGDTFEIALRSGLATVTRTHAIPGREAYEDSVDEDVICRFDTRIRVEPHSVLVRRLTLEGSVDLDADPGTAPDCGLPANDWRALALELGAIRVAGVGTAGADIPTAASGRVRLRAPVGIVQRFVDAPYVSGAVSVDLEAEYQAGDQLPRVEGNLIAESAGLEGKVFSSLLSARVDILKDTIRLTDVEADWADGHIRIEQAALQPFAPGIKLTAGPISIERVDLNGLLRDLDAHPRAHVQWLLEEGTFEYFSGTLNPLSLVGPLSVDTRDFNVFDRHPSEPGRRRMMGVPEGQVRGVFQIKPDAVVLSNFTIETPASRSLVRTNVALGFAGVLAIDIFNGSHIDLAELGPLVETLDIRGLAQFKRVTARGPFEHPKIVADAVIDGFQIAGFDIGRLEPERIEFEPLVLTLQNARILHGKSLAKATTLRLDFDAGADVLLDADIDTREAPGLSLRDLFHIFGLHEDPRYTGYQGVAQGTARVHFALGGREDRCGGGYLRLGAALRLTNVTLLGETFDDGDVDFDFIWDDQLASENGMRMDIRSAALRKGGGSVLASAQVRHGALLQGSVIASGVPLKRLDAIGSLGQSLDGTVSLTASLGGTLSRLQALADVHLSRLRIGPSTLPTSRLSVTLRPTGTPPKIIGRSKCGNAIGAPFDLAEYQLDLPSGDIVVDGSLFGGQVGLDGLHLTQQERMVVTGKVHMAALDLGTLANLIPGVAFAAAPPKGSLTASVDIGRLQLSDPSRATVTAAIEALSIEREGQRFSLVEPSGPIRLAQNTLRVPNLRLAWRARSGLTIGFAAGGEVRRVLTAPELGLDVRIAPTNLNRLAADIPSLRRASGIVQGQLNISGPLTSLKYAGEVDLRGGELDIEGLPTPLDDLNVGITIGGGEVRLTRASARLGGGTVLATGRMPIRGLTLGTAQATILARGVKLPVADGVNLTADADLDASFKPSFDDGENRELPDIRGKISLVSFSYTRPIALSVDLGALAGRQRTSVETYDPSRDAIRFAVTVVSPKPLRFSNNLVDMRLEVSQPGLSLSGTNQRFGARGSLRILPGSILNLRGTQFDVREGSVAFTDPYRIAPKVDVRAETEYRRYTASATANPTATAATGTGADASIGGQWRIKMHAHGDVENLQLGLTSDPALSQEDIVLLLTLGMTRAEVDRGLATSLGETVGLEALSTLTGADKAVKTIVPIIDEFRFGTGYSSRTGRSEPNVTVGKRITDSFRANVTTGLSENREVRSSIEWRLNQRVSVQASYDNANDISSSALGNLGADLRWRLEFE; encoded by the coding sequence ATGCTGAAGGCGAAGCGCCGTCCGAGCCGCGGAAAACGCGATTTCGGGCGCACTTTCGCCCGGTTCCTGTGCGTCGTCTTCGCCATCCTGGGCGCCATCCCCCTCACCCTGGGCGTCCTGGTCCGCCTGGAGTTCGTCCGCGCCTGGGCTGCCACCGAGACCGCCGCGCTGCTCCAGCGCGAGCTGGGCCTCACCGCGCGCTACGACGTCAGCATCAAGCTCTGGCCGCTCCAGGTCGCCCTGGACGAGGTGCGGCTCGACGCCTCGGACGGCGGCTCCCCGGTCCTGGAGGTCGAGCACGTCGCCGTCCGCCCTCGCCTCTTCTCCTTGCTCGCGGGCCAGATCGACGCCGGTGACATCGAGATCCTCGGCCCGCGCGTGCGCATCGTCGTCGAGAACGGCGAGCTGCAGAACCTCGCCCTCCGCCTGCCCGAGAGCAACGCACCGAAGAGCGAAGGGCCCACGCGCGCCCCCTTCTCGTCCCTCGCCATCACCGACGCGCACCTCGACCTCACCATCGAGGGCGTCCACGCCACCACCCGGGAGCTGGACCTCGACGTCTCCGCCGAGAGCGGCGACACCTTCGAGATCGCCCTCCGCAGCGGCCTCGCCACCGTCACCCGCACCCACGCCATCCCGGGACGCGAGGCGTACGAGGACAGCGTGGACGAGGACGTCATCTGCCGCTTCGACACCCGCATCCGCGTCGAGCCTCACAGCGTGCTCGTCCGGCGCCTCACCCTCGAAGGCTCCGTCGATCTCGACGCCGACCCTGGCACCGCGCCCGACTGCGGCCTCCCCGCGAACGACTGGCGCGCCCTCGCCCTCGAACTGGGCGCCATCCGCGTGGCCGGCGTCGGCACCGCGGGCGCCGACATCCCCACCGCCGCGAGTGGCCGCGTCCGCCTCCGCGCCCCCGTCGGCATCGTCCAGCGCTTCGTCGACGCCCCTTACGTCAGCGGCGCCGTCTCCGTCGACCTCGAAGCCGAGTACCAGGCCGGCGACCAGCTCCCGCGCGTCGAGGGCAACCTCATCGCCGAGAGCGCAGGACTCGAAGGCAAGGTCTTCTCCTCCCTCCTCTCCGCCAGGGTCGACATCCTCAAGGACACCATCCGCCTCACCGACGTCGAGGCGGACTGGGCCGACGGCCACATTCGCATCGAGCAGGCCGCCCTCCAGCCCTTCGCCCCTGGCATCAAGCTCACCGCGGGCCCCATCAGCATCGAGCGCGTCGACCTGAACGGCCTCCTCCGCGACCTCGACGCGCACCCTCGCGCCCACGTCCAGTGGCTGCTCGAAGAGGGCACCTTCGAGTACTTCAGCGGCACGCTGAACCCCCTCTCCCTCGTCGGCCCCCTCAGCGTCGACACCCGGGACTTCAACGTCTTCGACCGCCACCCCAGCGAGCCTGGACGCCGCCGCATGATGGGCGTCCCCGAAGGCCAGGTCCGCGGCGTCTTCCAGATCAAGCCCGACGCCGTCGTCCTCTCCAACTTCACCATCGAGACCCCAGCCTCCCGTTCCCTGGTCCGCACCAATGTCGCGCTCGGCTTCGCGGGCGTCCTCGCCATCGACATCTTCAACGGCTCGCACATCGACCTCGCCGAGCTGGGCCCCCTCGTCGAGACCCTCGACATCCGCGGCCTCGCGCAGTTCAAGCGCGTCACCGCGCGCGGCCCCTTCGAGCACCCCAAGATCGTCGCCGACGCGGTCATCGACGGCTTCCAGATCGCCGGCTTCGACATCGGCCGCCTCGAACCCGAGCGCATCGAGTTCGAGCCGCTCGTCCTCACCCTCCAGAACGCGCGCATCCTCCACGGAAAGAGCCTCGCCAAGGCGACCACCCTGCGCCTCGACTTCGACGCCGGCGCCGACGTCCTCCTCGACGCCGACATCGACACCCGCGAAGCCCCCGGCCTCTCGCTCCGCGACCTCTTCCACATCTTCGGCCTCCACGAGGACCCGCGCTACACCGGCTACCAGGGCGTCGCCCAGGGCACCGCGCGCGTCCACTTCGCCCTCGGCGGGCGCGAGGACCGCTGCGGCGGCGGCTACCTCCGCCTCGGCGCCGCCTTGCGCCTCACGAACGTCACCCTCCTCGGCGAGACGTTCGACGACGGCGACGTCGACTTCGACTTCATCTGGGACGACCAGCTCGCGAGCGAGAACGGCATGCGCATGGACATCCGCTCCGCCGCGCTCCGCAAGGGCGGCGGGTCGGTGCTCGCCAGCGCCCAGGTCCGCCACGGCGCCCTCCTCCAGGGCAGCGTCATCGCCAGCGGCGTCCCCCTCAAGCGCCTCGACGCCATCGGCTCCCTCGGCCAGAGCCTCGACGGCACCGTCTCCCTCACCGCATCCCTGGGCGGCACCCTCTCCCGCCTCCAGGCCCTCGCCGACGTCCACCTCTCCCGGCTCCGCATCGGCCCCTCCACCCTGCCGACCTCGCGCCTCTCGGTCACCCTCCGCCCCACCGGCACCCCGCCGAAGATCATCGGCCGCAGCAAGTGCGGCAACGCCATCGGCGCCCCCTTCGACCTCGCCGAGTACCAGCTCGATCTCCCCTCCGGCGACATCGTCGTCGACGGCTCCCTCTTCGGCGGCCAGGTCGGCCTCGACGGCCTGCACCTCACCCAGCAAGAGCGCATGGTGGTCACCGGCAAGGTGCACATGGCCGCGCTCGACCTCGGCACCCTGGCGAACCTCATCCCGGGCGTCGCCTTCGCCGCTGCACCTCCGAAGGGCTCGCTCACCGCGAGCGTCGACATCGGCCGCCTCCAGCTCTCCGACCCCTCGCGCGCCACGGTCACCGCCGCCATCGAGGCCCTCTCCATCGAGCGCGAGGGCCAGCGCTTCAGCCTCGTCGAGCCCAGCGGACCGATCCGGCTCGCCCAGAACACGCTCCGCGTCCCCAACCTCCGCCTCGCCTGGCGTGCCCGCTCCGGCCTCACCATCGGCTTCGCCGCGGGCGGCGAGGTCCGCCGCGTCCTCACTGCCCCCGAGCTGGGCCTCGACGTCCGCATCGCCCCCACCAACCTCAACCGCCTCGCCGCCGACATCCCCTCCCTCCGGCGCGCCAGCGGCATCGTCCAGGGCCAGCTCAACATCAGCGGCCCCCTCACCTCGCTCAAGTACGCCGGCGAGGTCGACCTCCGCGGCGGCGAGCTGGACATCGAAGGCCTCCCGACCCCGCTCGACGACCTCAACGTCGGCATCACCATCGGCGGCGGCGAGGTCCGCCTCACCCGCGCCTCCGCGCGCCTCGGCGGCGGCACCGTCCTCGCCACGGGCCGCATGCCCATCCGCGGCCTCACCCTCGGCACCGCGCAGGCCACCATCCTCGCCCGCGGCGTGAAGCTCCCCGTCGCCGACGGCGTGAACCTCACCGCCGACGCCGACCTCGACGCCAGCTTCAAGCCCTCCTTCGACGACGGCGAGAACCGCGAGCTCCCCGACATCCGCGGCAAGATCTCGCTCGTCTCCTTCAGCTACACCCGCCCCATCGCCCTCAGCGTCGACCTCGGCGCCCTCGCCGGTCGCCAGCGCACCAGCGTCGAGACCTACGACCCCTCGCGCGACGCCATCCGCTTCGCCGTCACCGTCGTCTCGCCAAAACCCCTGCGCTTCTCGAACAACCTCGTCGACATGCGCCTCGAGGTCTCCCAGCCCGGCCTCTCCCTCTCGGGCACCAACCAGCGCTTCGGCGCCCGCGGCAGCTTGCGCATCCTCCCCGGCTCCATCCTCAACCTCCGCGGCACCCAGTTCGACGTCCGCGAGGGCTCGGTCGCCTTCACCGACCCCTACCGCATCGCCCCCAAGGTCGATGTCCGCGCCGAGACCGAGTACCGCCGCTACACCGCCAGCGCCACCGCGAACCCGACCGCCACCGCCGCCACCGGCACCGGCGCCGACGCCAGCATCGGCGGCCAGTGGCGCATCAAGATGCACGCCCACGGCGACGTCGAGAACCTCCAGCTCGGCCTCACCAGCGACCCCGCCTTGAGCCAGGAAGACATCGTCCTCCTCCTCACGCTCGGCATGACCCGCGCCGAGGTCGACCGCGGCCTCGCCACCTCCCTCGGCGAGACCGTCGGCCTCGAAGCCCTCTCCACGCTGACCGGCGCCGACAAGGCCGTGAAGACCATCGTCCCCATCATCGACGAGTTCCGCTTCGGCACCGGCTACTCCTCCCGCACCGGCAGGAGCGAGCCCAACGTCACCGTCGGCAAGCGCATCACCGACTCGTTCCGCGCCAACGTCACCACCGGCCTGAGCGAGAACCGCGAGGTCCGCTCCAGCATCGAGTGGCGCCTCAACCAGCGGGTCAGCGTCCAGGCCTCCTACGACAACGCCAACGACATCTCCAGCTCGGCCCTCGGCAACCTCGGCGCCGACCTCCGCTGGCGCCTCGAGTTCGAGTGA
- a CDS encoding MBL fold metallo-hydrolase has product MRVHHLNCGSMQPVATPEGLVCHVLLLETKSGLVLVDSGYGLVDIADPRGRIGPTRRYVRPRFDPEETAIRQVERLGFAPRDVRHVLLTHFDADHVGGLSDFPWAEVHLTAAEAFGVLHPQLLVERERYRPAQRAHGPRLVEHTPAEGEAWRGFGGAKALDAIDPGIVLISLPGHTRGHAAFAIDTGSTWILHVGDAFYHRAQLGEVGKVPLALTAMERAVAFDWAKVKANHQRLAALWAEAAPDLVLVNAHDPALLRRAQER; this is encoded by the coding sequence ATGCGGGTTCACCATCTCAACTGTGGCTCGATGCAGCCGGTGGCGACGCCGGAGGGGCTCGTCTGCCATGTGCTGCTCCTGGAAACGAAGAGCGGGCTCGTGCTGGTGGACTCGGGGTACGGGCTCGTCGACATCGCGGACCCGCGGGGGCGCATCGGGCCGACGCGGCGCTATGTGCGGCCGCGCTTCGACCCCGAGGAGACGGCCATCCGCCAGGTGGAGCGGCTCGGCTTTGCGCCACGCGACGTGCGCCACGTCCTGCTGACGCATTTCGACGCGGACCATGTCGGAGGGCTGTCGGATTTCCCGTGGGCCGAGGTGCACCTGACGGCGGCGGAGGCGTTCGGGGTGCTTCATCCGCAGCTCCTCGTGGAGCGTGAGCGCTACCGGCCGGCGCAGCGCGCGCACGGTCCCAGGCTGGTCGAGCACACGCCTGCGGAGGGGGAGGCGTGGCGGGGGTTCGGGGGGGCGAAGGCGCTCGACGCGATCGATCCCGGGATCGTGCTGATCAGCCTCCCGGGGCACACGCGCGGGCACGCGGCGTTCGCCATCGACACGGGGTCGACGTGGATCCTCCACGTGGGGGATGCGTTCTACCACCGCGCTCAGCTCGGAGAGGTGGGCAAGGTGCCGCTGGCGCTGACGGCGATGGAGCGGGCGGTGGCGTTCGACTGGGCGAAGGTGAAGGCGAACCACCAGCGGCTCGCGGCGCTGTGGGCGGAGGCGGCGCCGGATCTGGTGCTGGTCAACGCGCACGATCCGGCGCTGCTGCGGCGGGCGCAGGAGCGCTGA
- a CDS encoding ester cyclase, with protein MSRLEMPSVEVLRAREKLVLDHFHEEVRQDWDAVLSTFPHPHYELVATLKVHEGDRAVRDYYAATRVAFPDQHHEIIALRHSADAVIVEFWLMGTHTGPLGAIPPTGGRHRTRMTAYFIFDGEERLVCERVYFDALTMLKQLLGSLDLKKPRNWPLAIRALRGLLTMSSTPDPRLLQTTPPDLGEG; from the coding sequence ATGAGCCGGCTGGAGATGCCGAGCGTGGAGGTGCTGCGCGCGCGCGAGAAGCTCGTGCTCGACCACTTTCACGAGGAGGTCCGTCAGGACTGGGATGCGGTGCTGTCGACGTTTCCCCATCCGCACTACGAGCTGGTCGCCACCCTGAAGGTGCACGAGGGCGACCGCGCCGTGCGGGACTACTACGCGGCGACGCGCGTGGCGTTTCCCGATCAGCACCACGAGATCATCGCGCTCAGGCACAGCGCGGACGCGGTCATCGTCGAGTTCTGGCTGATGGGCACGCACACGGGGCCGCTCGGGGCCATCCCGCCGACGGGGGGGCGGCACCGGACGCGGATGACCGCGTACTTCATCTTCGACGGCGAGGAGCGGCTGGTCTGCGAGCGGGTCTACTTCGACGCGCTGACGATGCTGAAGCAGCTCCTCGGGAGCCTCGATCTGAAGAAGCCGCGGAACTGGCCGCTCGCGATCCGGGCGCTTCGAGGGCTGCTGACGATGTCGAGCACGCCGGACCCGCGGCTGCTCCAGACCACGCCGCCGGATCTCGGGGAGGGGTGA
- a CDS encoding TetR/AcrR family transcriptional regulator C-terminal domain-containing protein, with the protein MIKRPRPSRGRPPKGAERLSRQAILDAALEVIDAHGAAAVSMRSVAGHMGVDAKSLYNHVDGKEGLLDAVAEHLLTDIRLPEPTGALADDLRAIAQAFRRATLAHPQAATLVLTRQLSSLASLAPTEAVVSALLRAGFPPDEAVHLLRSFLAMAIGTLLREASADPTFGVSDDEGIARRRQVLENAGLPALTEAAPHLARCDHREEFDFAVDLLIEAATARQRR; encoded by the coding sequence GTGATCAAGCGTCCCCGACCCAGCCGAGGCCGACCTCCGAAGGGCGCCGAGCGGCTCTCGCGCCAGGCGATCCTCGACGCCGCCCTGGAGGTCATCGACGCCCATGGCGCCGCCGCGGTCAGCATGCGCTCCGTGGCGGGTCACATGGGCGTCGACGCCAAGAGCCTCTACAACCACGTCGACGGCAAGGAGGGCCTGCTCGACGCCGTGGCCGAGCACCTCCTCACGGACATCCGCCTCCCCGAGCCCACGGGCGCACTCGCGGACGACCTCCGCGCCATCGCGCAGGCCTTCCGGCGAGCCACCCTCGCGCACCCCCAGGCCGCCACGCTGGTCCTCACGCGCCAGCTCTCCTCCCTGGCCAGCCTCGCGCCGACCGAGGCCGTCGTCTCGGCGCTCCTGCGGGCCGGCTTCCCTCCCGACGAAGCCGTGCACCTGCTCCGGTCGTTCCTCGCGATGGCGATCGGCACCCTCCTCCGTGAGGCCAGCGCAGACCCCACCTTCGGCGTGAGCGACGACGAGGGGATCGCGCGCCGTCGCCAGGTGCTGGAGAACGCCGGACTTCCCGCGCTCACCGAGGCCGCGCCGCACCTCGCCCGGTGCGACCACCGCGAGGAGTTCGACTTCGCCGTCGACCTCCTCATCGAGGCCGCGACGGCCCGTCAGCGACGGTGA